A genomic segment from Rhodospirillum centenum SW encodes:
- a CDS encoding CDP-alcohol phosphatidyltransferase family protein: protein MFIVSLPNIITVARILAVPLLVWLIAEERFHEAFWLFVAAGVSDAMDGFIARTFRARTKLGGYLDPIADKAMLVAVFLVLGYEALVPLWLVVLIVLRDIIIVGGVSVLTLMKERLAMQPLWISKVNTFAQIALAALVLAVYGPALAPESWIEPLVWLVAITTGWSLLGYFLRGLLILRTREEEREAGPT from the coding sequence ATGTTCATCGTAAGCCTGCCGAACATCATCACCGTCGCGCGCATCCTGGCGGTGCCGCTCCTGGTCTGGCTGATCGCGGAGGAGCGTTTCCACGAGGCGTTCTGGCTGTTCGTCGCCGCTGGCGTCTCCGATGCCATGGACGGCTTCATCGCCCGCACCTTCCGCGCCCGCACGAAGCTCGGCGGCTACCTCGACCCCATCGCCGACAAGGCGATGCTGGTCGCGGTGTTCCTGGTGCTGGGGTACGAGGCGCTGGTCCCGCTCTGGCTTGTGGTCCTGATCGTCCTGCGGGATATCATCATCGTGGGCGGGGTCTCGGTCCTGACCCTGATGAAGGAGCGGCTGGCGATGCAGCCCCTGTGGATCAGCAAGGTCAACACCTTCGCCCAGATCGCGCTGGCGGCGCTGGTGCTGGCTGTCTACGGCCCGGCCCTGGCGCCGGAATCCTGGATCGAGCCTCTGGTCTGGCTGGTGGCGATCACCACCGGCTGGTCGCTGCTCGGCTATTTCCTGCGCGGTCTGCTGATCCTGCGCACGCGGGAGGAGGAACGGGAGGCGGGTCCGACATGA
- a CDS encoding DUF2066 domain-containing protein translates to MLVRCISALRPALVVLALLCLWTPARAQAPHDVFTVRDVVVDITAGNAAAARDEAIPEAQRKAFRTLYERLTLPRDANRLPTLGPAEIEALVEAFEVQEERTSAVRYVGTYTVRFRPSAVRTLMIGAGIPYAEVQAKPLLVLAVDHTLGDPILWQQETAWRRAWADLPLPDGLLPIVIPYGELQDVTDIGVSEALAGDVTALRRIADRYGAGSVAVVQAGLKGILEMPPPAGLPPADPGARPAPVPALPPASTTAGAPPAGAHDLRVIVTLHHFDGAPEISVLDLPPAPVHHPDAPAASASAESPAAAPPPGIAEAMPEAVRQVVERLEQAWVQANLVETGHENRLAVTVPLSGLQDWAETRRRLGGVPTITHVRIVSLARDRAELELTCLGDTARLRTALAQQDLLLTEEPATGPFDAPSSYGGPPVAEPGAAMPAGAAPAPVWRLVWRGSPLAAATPAADPARSPQPTVPGAVAPSP, encoded by the coding sequence ATGCTGGTCCGCTGCATTTCCGCCCTGCGTCCCGCCCTCGTCGTCCTGGCGCTGCTGTGCCTCTGGACCCCCGCCCGGGCGCAGGCGCCGCACGATGTCTTCACGGTGCGCGACGTGGTCGTGGACATCACCGCCGGCAACGCCGCGGCCGCCCGCGACGAGGCGATCCCGGAGGCGCAGCGCAAGGCGTTCCGGACGCTGTACGAGCGCCTGACCCTGCCGCGGGACGCGAACCGGCTGCCGACGCTCGGGCCGGCGGAGATCGAAGCGCTGGTCGAAGCCTTCGAGGTGCAGGAGGAGCGGACCTCCGCCGTGCGCTATGTCGGGACCTACACGGTCCGCTTCCGCCCCTCCGCCGTCCGCACCCTGATGATCGGTGCCGGCATCCCCTATGCCGAGGTGCAGGCGAAGCCGCTGCTGGTGCTGGCGGTGGACCACACGCTGGGCGATCCGATCCTCTGGCAGCAGGAGACGGCATGGCGCCGCGCCTGGGCCGATCTGCCGCTGCCCGACGGACTGCTGCCCATCGTCATTCCCTATGGCGAGCTTCAGGACGTGACCGACATCGGGGTGAGCGAGGCCCTGGCCGGCGACGTTACGGCCCTGCGCCGGATCGCCGACCGCTACGGCGCCGGCTCCGTCGCCGTGGTCCAGGCCGGGCTGAAGGGGATTCTGGAGATGCCGCCACCGGCCGGGCTGCCGCCGGCCGATCCCGGGGCACGTCCGGCCCCGGTTCCGGCCCTGCCGCCGGCATCCACCACGGCGGGCGCTCCACCGGCCGGCGCGCACGATCTGCGGGTGATCGTCACCCTCCATCATTTCGACGGCGCGCCTGAGATCAGCGTCCTGGATCTGCCCCCGGCCCCGGTCCACCATCCCGACGCGCCGGCCGCTTCCGCGTCCGCGGAGTCCCCCGCCGCCGCACCGCCGCCCGGCATCGCCGAGGCGATGCCCGAGGCCGTCCGTCAGGTCGTGGAGCGTCTGGAGCAGGCCTGGGTCCAGGCCAATCTGGTGGAGACGGGGCACGAGAACCGGCTCGCCGTGACGGTGCCGCTGTCCGGGTTGCAGGACTGGGCCGAGACCCGGCGTCGGCTGGGCGGGGTGCCGACGATCACGCATGTCCGCATCGTCTCGCTGGCCCGCGACCGGGCGGAGCTTGAACTGACCTGTCTCGGCGACACGGCCCGGCTGCGCACGGCCCTGGCGCAGCAGGACCTGCTGCTGACCGAGGAGCCGGCGACCGGCCCCTTCGATGCTCCGTCGTCCTACGGCGGGCCTCCGGTGGCGGAACCCGGGGCGGCGATGCCGGCAGGGGCCGCACCTGCGCCTGTCTGGCGGCTGGTCTGGCGGGGCTCTCCGCTCGCCGCGGCGACCCCTGCAGCGGACCCGGCCCGTTCCCCCCAGCCGACCGTTCCCGGAGCGGTCGCCCCGTCGCCCTGA
- the purM gene encoding phosphoribosylformylglycinamidine cyclo-ligase, producing the protein MTSYSYKDAGVDIDAGNALVEAIKPLAKSTARPGSDAGLGGFGALFDLKAAGYSDPLLVATTDGVGTKLKVAIEADRHDTVGIDLVAMCVNDLVVQGAEPLLFLDYFATGRLEVAAGRAIVQGIAEGCRQAGCALVGGETAEMPGMYARGDYDLAGFAVGAVERSRVLTGDAVAEGDVVLGLASSGVHSNGYSLVRKLVGVAGLSYADPCPWDAGCTLGEALLTPTRIYVKPLLAAVRAGAVHAMAHITGGGLIENIPRVLPAGLGVALDAGAWTLPPVFGWLMRTGGIDAHEMARTFNCGIGMVALCPADRADEAARLLTAGGETVTRIGRVVRVDEGAERVAIAGLDGWRA; encoded by the coding sequence ATTACCAGCTACTCCTACAAGGATGCCGGTGTCGATATCGACGCAGGCAACGCCCTCGTCGAGGCGATCAAGCCGCTGGCGAAGTCCACGGCCCGTCCCGGCTCCGACGCCGGTCTGGGCGGCTTCGGGGCGCTGTTCGATCTGAAGGCCGCCGGGTACTCCGATCCGCTGCTCGTCGCCACCACCGACGGCGTCGGCACCAAGCTGAAGGTCGCCATCGAGGCCGACCGCCACGATACCGTGGGCATCGACCTTGTCGCCATGTGCGTCAATGACCTGGTGGTGCAGGGGGCCGAGCCGCTGCTGTTCCTGGACTACTTCGCCACGGGACGGCTGGAGGTCGCGGCCGGCCGCGCCATCGTCCAGGGCATCGCGGAGGGCTGCCGGCAGGCGGGCTGCGCGCTGGTGGGCGGAGAGACGGCCGAGATGCCGGGCATGTACGCCCGGGGCGACTACGATCTGGCCGGCTTCGCCGTCGGTGCGGTGGAGCGCAGCCGGGTCCTGACCGGCGATGCCGTGGCCGAGGGCGACGTGGTCCTGGGCCTCGCCTCCTCCGGCGTGCATTCCAACGGCTATTCCCTGGTGCGCAAGCTGGTCGGCGTCGCCGGCCTCTCCTATGCCGATCCCTGCCCGTGGGACGCCGGCTGCACCCTGGGCGAAGCGCTGCTGACCCCGACCCGCATCTATGTGAAGCCGCTGCTGGCGGCGGTGCGGGCCGGCGCAGTCCATGCCATGGCCCACATCACCGGCGGCGGCCTGATCGAGAACATTCCGCGCGTCCTGCCCGCCGGGCTGGGCGTGGCGCTGGACGCCGGCGCCTGGACCCTGCCGCCGGTGTTCGGCTGGCTGATGCGGACCGGCGGCATCGACGCGCACGAGATGGCGCGCACCTTCAACTGCGGCATCGGCATGGTGGCCCTCTGCCCGGCCGACCGGGCGGATGAGGCGGCCCGGCTCCTGACCGCGGGCGGCGAGACGGTGACCCGTATCGGCCGCGTCGTCCGCGTGGACGAGGGCGCCGAGCGGGTGGCGATCGCGGGACTGGACGGATGGCGCGCCTGA
- the purN gene encoding phosphoribosylglycinamide formyltransferase encodes MARLKLGVLISGRGSNLQALIDACAEPGFPASVALVLSNRADAAGLERADAAGIATAVVSHRDHAGKQAFEEAMSTALEAAGVDLVCLAGFMRLLSPWFVERWRDRLINIHPSLLPAFPGLDTHRRALEAGVRFHGCTVHLVRQDMDAGPILVQAAVPVRPDDTEESLAARVLEQEHRCYPLAVRLLAERRARIVGERVLLDADATAPEPLLNPAP; translated from the coding sequence ATGGCGCGCCTGAAGCTTGGCGTGCTGATCTCGGGCCGCGGCAGCAATCTCCAGGCCCTGATCGACGCCTGCGCCGAGCCGGGTTTCCCGGCGTCGGTCGCGCTGGTGCTCTCGAACAGGGCGGACGCCGCCGGCCTGGAGCGCGCCGATGCGGCCGGCATCGCCACCGCCGTCGTCAGCCACCGCGACCATGCCGGCAAGCAGGCCTTCGAGGAGGCCATGAGCACGGCGCTGGAGGCGGCGGGAGTCGACCTCGTCTGCCTTGCCGGCTTCATGCGCCTGCTGTCGCCCTGGTTCGTGGAGCGCTGGCGCGACCGACTGATCAACATCCACCCGTCGCTGCTGCCTGCCTTCCCCGGGCTGGACACGCACCGCCGCGCCCTGGAAGCGGGTGTCCGCTTCCACGGCTGCACCGTGCATCTGGTCCGCCAGGACATGGATGCCGGCCCCATCCTCGTACAGGCGGCCGTCCCCGTGCGCCCCGACGACACGGAGGAGAGCCTCGCCGCCCGCGTGCTGGAGCAGGAGCACCGCTGCTATCCGCTGGCGGTACGGCTGCTGGCGGAAAGGCGCGCCCGCATCGTGGGCGAGCGGGTGCTGCTGGATGCGGACGCGACCGCACCGGAACCGCTGCTGAACCCGGCCCCCTGA
- the ndk gene encoding nucleoside-diphosphate kinase: MAVERTLSIVKPDATRRNLTGKINARFEEAGLRIVAQKRIRLTREQAEQFYIVHAERPFYGELVSFMISGPVVVQVLEGENAVARNREIMGATNPANAAPGTIRKDFAESIEANSVHGSDSLENAATEIAYFFSGTEIVG; encoded by the coding sequence ATGGCCGTCGAACGGACGCTCTCGATCGTCAAGCCCGATGCGACCCGCCGCAACCTCACCGGCAAGATCAATGCCCGCTTCGAGGAGGCCGGTCTGCGCATCGTCGCCCAGAAGCGCATCCGCCTGACCCGCGAGCAGGCCGAGCAGTTCTACATCGTCCATGCCGAGCGCCCGTTCTACGGCGAACTGGTCTCCTTCATGATCTCCGGCCCCGTGGTCGTGCAGGTCCTGGAGGGCGAGAACGCCGTCGCCCGTAACCGCGAGATCATGGGCGCCACCAACCCGGCCAACGCCGCTCCGGGCACGATCCGCAAGGATTTCGCCGAGAGCATCGAAGCCAACAGCGTGCACGGCTCGGACAGCCTGGAGAATGCGGCGACCGAGATCGCCTACTTCTTCAGCGGGACCGAGATCGTCGGCTGA
- a CDS encoding ABC-F family ATP-binding cassette domain-containing protein, whose amino-acid sequence MLHINDLTYRIAGRVLLDRATVAIPDGHKVALVGRNGTGKSTLLKLIAGELAPDAGEITLPVGTRMGWVRQEAPAGAASLLETVLAADEERTALLREAEQTGDPVRIAEIHTRLADIGAHAAEARAARILSGLGFDAEAQRRPCSDFSGGWRMRVALAGVLFTEPDLLLLDEPTNHLDLEATLWLEDFLKSYPHTVLIVSHDRNLLNRVPTTIVHLDQLRLTAYGGNYDAFVRTRAMKLDLMRAQAAKQEVQRQNLQAFVDRFRFKASKARQAQSKLKAIERLGPRIQVIDDTPVRFDFPSPEELAPPLMTLDGAEVGYDGRPVLRRLDLRIDQDDRIALLGANGNGKSTLVKLLAGRLKPLTGEVRRSSKVRIGYFAQHQADELTLEWTALRQMQSSMPGIAEEKVRAHLGRFGFNQAKAETRIGDLSGGEKAKLLLAIMTKDAPHILMLDEPTNHLDIDSREALVEALNDYQGAVILISHDPHLIELTADRLWLVAAGTVQPYEGDMDDYRRLLLDQRRAEARETRVDSGAALRGRDARKEERRAAAELRAQLAPLRRKVDEVEKRLARLTERRNKLEMQLADPKLYEGPADKVSKLQIELGTVVKEVDSAELEWLDLSEQLEQAQAAGSA is encoded by the coding sequence ATGCTGCATATCAACGACCTGACATACCGCATCGCCGGCCGTGTCCTGCTGGACAGGGCGACGGTCGCCATCCCGGACGGGCACAAGGTGGCGCTGGTCGGCCGCAACGGCACCGGCAAGTCCACCCTGCTGAAGCTGATCGCCGGCGAGCTGGCGCCCGACGCGGGCGAGATCACGCTGCCTGTCGGCACCCGCATGGGCTGGGTGCGGCAGGAGGCACCGGCCGGCGCCGCCAGCCTGCTGGAAACGGTGCTGGCCGCCGACGAGGAGCGCACGGCCCTGCTGCGCGAGGCGGAGCAGACCGGCGATCCCGTGCGCATCGCGGAGATCCACACGCGCCTTGCCGACATCGGCGCCCACGCGGCGGAGGCGCGGGCCGCCCGCATCCTCTCCGGCCTGGGCTTCGATGCCGAGGCGCAGCGGCGACCGTGCAGCGACTTCTCCGGCGGCTGGCGGATGCGCGTGGCGCTGGCCGGGGTGCTGTTCACGGAACCCGACCTGCTGCTGCTGGACGAGCCGACCAACCACCTGGACCTGGAGGCGACCCTCTGGCTGGAGGACTTCCTGAAGTCCTATCCGCACACGGTGCTGATCGTCAGCCACGACCGCAACCTGCTGAACCGGGTGCCGACAACCATCGTGCATCTGGACCAGCTCAGGCTGACCGCCTATGGCGGCAACTACGACGCCTTCGTGCGCACCCGCGCCATGAAGCTGGACCTGATGCGGGCGCAGGCGGCGAAGCAGGAGGTGCAGCGCCAGAACCTCCAGGCCTTCGTGGACCGCTTCCGCTTCAAGGCGTCGAAGGCGCGGCAGGCGCAGAGCAAGCTGAAGGCCATCGAGCGCCTGGGGCCGCGCATCCAGGTGATCGACGACACCCCGGTGCGTTTCGACTTCCCCTCCCCCGAGGAGCTGGCGCCGCCCCTGATGACGCTCGACGGGGCGGAGGTCGGCTATGACGGCCGCCCGGTGCTGCGCCGGCTGGACCTGCGAATCGACCAGGACGACCGCATCGCGCTGCTGGGCGCCAATGGCAACGGCAAGTCCACCCTGGTCAAGCTGCTGGCCGGGCGGCTGAAGCCCCTGACGGGCGAGGTCCGCCGCTCCTCCAAGGTGCGGATCGGCTACTTCGCGCAGCATCAGGCGGACGAACTGACCCTGGAGTGGACGGCGCTGCGCCAGATGCAGTCCTCCATGCCCGGCATCGCAGAGGAGAAGGTGCGCGCCCATCTGGGCCGCTTCGGCTTCAACCAGGCCAAGGCGGAGACGCGGATCGGCGACCTGTCCGGTGGCGAGAAGGCGAAGCTGCTGCTCGCCATCATGACCAAGGACGCGCCGCACATCCTGATGCTGGACGAGCCGACGAACCACCTGGACATCGACAGCCGCGAGGCCCTGGTGGAAGCACTGAACGACTATCAGGGCGCCGTCATCCTCATCAGCCATGATCCGCACCTGATCGAACTGACGGCCGACCGGCTCTGGCTCGTTGCGGCGGGCACAGTGCAGCCCTACGAAGGGGACATGGACGACTACCGCCGGCTGCTGCTGGACCAGCGCCGGGCGGAGGCGCGTGAAACCCGCGTGGACAGCGGTGCAGCCCTGCGCGGCCGCGATGCCCGCAAGGAAGAACGCCGCGCCGCGGCCGAGCTGCGGGCCCAGCTCGCCCCCCTGCGCCGCAAGGTGGACGAGGTGGAGAAGCGTCTGGCCCGGTTGACGGAGCGCCGCAACAAACTGGAAATGCAGCTTGCGGATCCCAAACTGTACGAGGGTCCGGCCGACAAGGTATCGAAGCTCCAGATCGAACTCGGCACGGTCGTCAAGGAAGTGGACTCAGCGGAACTGGAATGGCTGGATCTGTCCGAACAACTGGAACAGGCGCAGGCTGCCGGTTCCGCATAG
- a CDS encoding class I SAM-dependent methyltransferase, with translation MPLDRAEAATAGKAPHPAWLFFKRWMANPLTMASITPSSPALGRLIARNVRREPDEVVVEYGGGTGPITRCLLEAGIPASRLFTAEIDPNLANYLRRQFPDVTILEGDVRNIRQMLPEQHIGKVGTVVVGIPMILIPLSAQQVIVDEIFKIMPEGRYFLAYTYSTGSPLKHKELGMKARRVGFTLANIPPAHVWAYSR, from the coding sequence ATGCCGCTCGATCGTGCTGAGGCCGCCACGGCCGGCAAGGCGCCGCATCCCGCTTGGCTGTTCTTCAAGCGCTGGATGGCCAACCCGCTCACCATGGCGTCCATCACCCCGTCCTCCCCGGCCCTGGGGCGCCTGATCGCCAGGAACGTGCGTCGGGAACCCGACGAGGTGGTGGTGGAGTATGGCGGCGGAACCGGCCCCATCACGCGCTGCCTGCTGGAAGCCGGGATCCCGGCGTCGCGGCTGTTCACGGCGGAGATCGACCCGAACCTCGCCAACTACCTGCGTCGGCAGTTCCCCGACGTGACGATCCTGGAAGGCGATGTCCGCAACATCCGCCAGATGCTGCCGGAGCAGCACATCGGCAAGGTCGGCACCGTCGTCGTCGGCATCCCGATGATCCTGATCCCGCTGTCGGCGCAGCAGGTGATCGTGGACGAGATCTTCAAGATCATGCCGGAAGGCCGTTACTTCCTGGCCTACACCTACTCGACCGGCTCGCCGCTGAAGCACAAGGAACTGGGCATGAAGGCCCGGCGCGTCGGCTTCACCCTGGCGAACATCCCCCCGGCCCACGTCTGGGCCTATTCGCGCTGA
- a CDS encoding SDR family NAD(P)-dependent oxidoreductase, translating to MRDPGCILITGASSGIGEALALDYAAPGRRLLLTGRDRTRLEAVAEACRTRGADVAAAVIDVTDRQGLADWLLAQDGERPVDLAIANAGISAGTGSGGESDDQARAIFAVNLDGVLNTVQPLIPRFVARRRGQIALMSSLAGFRGFPGAPAYCASKAAVRLYGESLRGALAAAGVEVSVVCPGFVVSRMTAVNRFPMPFLMETGRAARLIRRGLERNRARIAFPWPTWAAVWFLSLLPPGLTDALLARAPRKG from the coding sequence ATGCGTGACCCGGGATGCATCCTGATCACCGGCGCGTCCAGCGGCATCGGGGAGGCGCTGGCGCTGGACTACGCGGCACCGGGGCGGCGTCTGCTGCTGACCGGGCGGGACAGGACCCGGCTGGAGGCGGTGGCGGAGGCCTGCCGGACCCGCGGTGCGGACGTGGCCGCCGCCGTGATCGACGTGACCGACCGGCAGGGGCTGGCGGACTGGCTGCTGGCGCAGGACGGGGAACGGCCGGTCGATCTCGCCATCGCCAATGCCGGCATCTCCGCCGGCACCGGCAGCGGCGGGGAGAGCGACGACCAGGCCCGCGCCATCTTCGCGGTCAACCTGGACGGCGTGCTGAACACGGTGCAACCGCTGATCCCGCGCTTCGTCGCGCGGCGGCGGGGGCAGATCGCGCTCATGAGTTCGCTGGCCGGCTTCCGCGGCTTTCCCGGTGCCCCGGCCTACTGTGCCTCGAAGGCGGCGGTGCGGCTCTACGGCGAGTCGCTGCGCGGTGCGCTCGCGGCGGCGGGGGTGGAGGTCAGCGTCGTCTGCCCCGGTTTCGTCGTCAGCCGGATGACGGCGGTGAACCGCTTCCCCATGCCGTTCCTGATGGAGACGGGGCGGGCGGCCCGGCTGATCCGCCGCGGGCTGGAGCGCAACCGGGCGCGGATCGCCTTTCCCTGGCCGACCTGGGCGGCGGTGTGGTTCCTGTCGCTGCTGCCGCCGGGGCTGACCGACGCGCTGCTGGCGCGGGCGCCCCGCAAGGGCTGA
- a CDS encoding ISAs1-like element ISRce1 family transposase, with protein MDEDDWGSKSRLRVLLEHFSRIEDPRDERRILHPLPEILLLVVCGTMADCDDYENIAAWGAAHLPFLRRHLPYAHGVPGERWLTILMNRIDPALFSAAFTAWVRATFPGRADFVAIDGKTSRRSHDRRAGTAPIHLVSAFATTSRLVLAQEAVPDKANELAAIPVLLDRLGENGGLAGALVSIDAIATNPTIAAAIRGQGADYLLAVKANQPTLRAELEVAFAVGDGADHHHDLDKGHGRVEERHVSVIREVDWLSGTRRFPGEMRLPDVAAIVRVHTTAHIGDRTRTDTRYFISSAPLTAERAADAVRGHWGIENRLHWVLDVLFKDDLSRLRTGHGAKNMAVVRHFALNLIRAANDRKSLKTRRKMAGWSDDYLASLLNPAIP; from the coding sequence ATGGACGAGGACGATTGGGGTTCGAAGTCGCGGCTTCGGGTGCTTTTGGAGCATTTCAGCCGGATAGAGGACCCGCGGGATGAGCGGCGGATCCTGCATCCGCTGCCGGAGATCCTGCTTTTGGTGGTGTGCGGCACGATGGCGGACTGCGACGACTACGAGAACATCGCGGCCTGGGGTGCGGCGCACCTGCCGTTCCTGCGTCGGCATCTGCCCTACGCGCACGGCGTTCCCGGCGAGCGGTGGCTGACGATCCTGATGAACCGGATCGATCCGGCGCTGTTCTCGGCCGCCTTCACCGCGTGGGTACGTGCGACCTTTCCGGGGCGGGCCGACTTCGTCGCCATCGACGGCAAGACCTCGCGGCGTAGCCACGACCGCCGCGCCGGGACCGCGCCGATCCACCTCGTATCCGCCTTCGCGACGACCTCCCGCCTGGTGCTCGCCCAGGAGGCGGTCCCCGACAAGGCCAACGAGCTTGCGGCGATTCCGGTGCTGCTCGACCGGCTCGGCGAGAACGGCGGGTTGGCCGGCGCCCTCGTCTCCATCGACGCCATCGCCACCAACCCGACCATCGCCGCCGCGATCCGGGGCCAGGGCGCCGACTACCTCCTCGCCGTCAAGGCCAACCAGCCCACGCTGCGCGCGGAGCTCGAGGTGGCGTTCGCCGTCGGCGACGGCGCCGACCACCACCACGACCTCGACAAGGGGCACGGCCGGGTCGAAGAACGCCACGTGAGCGTGATCCGTGAGGTCGACTGGCTCTCCGGCACGCGCCGGTTTCCTGGGGAGATGCGCCTGCCCGACGTCGCCGCCATCGTCCGCGTCCACACCACAGCCCACATCGGCGACCGGACGCGGACCGACACCCGCTACTTCATCTCCTCCGCCCCGCTCACCGCCGAACGCGCCGCCGACGCCGTCCGCGGGCACTGGGGCATCGAGAACAGGCTGCACTGGGTGCTCGACGTCCTCTTCAAGGACGATCTCTCGCGCTTGCGAACCGGCCACGGTGCCAAAAACATGGCCGTCGTCCGCCACTTCGCCCTCAACCTCATCCGCGCAGCCAACGACCGAAAGTCGCTCAAGACGCGCCGAAAAATGGCCGGATGGTCGGACGACTACCTCGCCTCTCTCCTCAACCCCGCCATCCCTTAA
- a CDS encoding YicC/YloC family endoribonuclease: MTGFARADGALAGTHWTVEVKSVNGRALDVRCRLPGGFDALEAPARAEITRQLKRGNVSLTLSVVRAQAGAPMRLNRELLAQVVQLAREIEGAGAAPPRIDALLAVRGILEPVEEQETEEGRAALEEAVAASIAQAVARLATARADEGRHLAGVLAGQIDTIETLTRAASQVASLQPEALRSRLRQQLQALLEALPALPEERLAQEAALLIAKADVREELDRLRAHVAQARALMKEGGAVGRRLDFLCQEFNREANTLCSKSADVELTRIGLELKATIEQFREQVQNIE; the protein is encoded by the coding sequence ATGACCGGCTTCGCCCGGGCCGACGGCGCGCTGGCCGGCACGCACTGGACGGTCGAGGTGAAGAGCGTCAACGGCCGGGCCCTGGATGTCCGCTGCCGCCTGCCGGGCGGCTTCGACGCGCTGGAGGCACCGGCACGGGCGGAGATCACGCGGCAGCTCAAGCGCGGCAACGTCTCGCTGACCCTCAGTGTCGTGCGCGCCCAGGCGGGGGCGCCGATGCGCCTGAACCGGGAGCTTCTGGCCCAGGTCGTCCAGCTTGCCCGCGAGATCGAGGGGGCCGGTGCTGCACCGCCACGGATCGACGCCCTGCTGGCGGTGCGCGGCATCCTGGAGCCGGTCGAGGAGCAGGAGACGGAGGAAGGGCGCGCCGCCCTGGAGGAGGCCGTGGCCGCCAGCATCGCCCAGGCCGTCGCCCGTCTGGCCACGGCCCGCGCCGATGAGGGCCGGCATCTGGCTGGCGTACTGGCAGGGCAGATCGACACCATCGAGACCCTGACCCGTGCCGCCTCGCAGGTCGCCTCGCTGCAACCCGAGGCGCTGCGCTCACGGCTGCGCCAGCAGCTCCAGGCCTTGCTGGAGGCGCTGCCGGCACTGCCGGAGGAACGGCTGGCGCAGGAAGCGGCCCTGCTGATCGCCAAGGCCGACGTGCGCGAGGAACTGGACCGGTTGCGCGCCCATGTCGCCCAGGCGCGCGCGCTGATGAAGGAAGGCGGGGCCGTCGGACGCCGGCTGGACTTCCTCTGTCAGGAGTTCAACCGCGAGGCCAACACCCTCTGTTCCAAGTCCGCCGACGTGGAGCTGACCCGGATCGGGCTGGAACTCAAGGCGACGATCGAGCAGTTCCGCGAACAGGTCCAGAACATCGAATAG
- the gmk gene encoding guanylate kinase encodes MSSTALTSDSTADRIRRRGLMLVLSSPSGAGKTTISRRLLEQNPDVAMSVSVTTRQKRPGEVHGRDYFFIDPAEFNLMVNRGQLLEYAKVFDNYYGTPREAVEQSLRGGHDVLFDIDWQGTQQLRETARTDLVSVFILPPSAHELERRLTTRAQDSAEEIARRMAKANDEMSHWSEYDYVIVNHDIDDSVIAIQGILDTERLKRERQVGLSEFVRGLQAGF; translated from the coding sequence ATGTCCAGCACCGCCCTGACGTCCGACTCGACCGCCGACCGCATCCGGCGTCGCGGCCTGATGCTCGTGCTCTCCTCCCCCTCCGGGGCGGGAAAGACCACCATCTCCCGCCGGCTGCTGGAGCAGAATCCCGATGTCGCCATGTCGGTGTCGGTCACCACGCGGCAGAAGCGGCCGGGCGAGGTGCATGGCCGGGACTACTTCTTCATCGACCCGGCCGAATTCAACCTGATGGTCAACCGCGGGCAGCTTCTGGAATACGCCAAGGTTTTCGACAACTACTACGGCACCCCCCGGGAGGCGGTGGAGCAGTCGCTCCGAGGTGGGCACGACGTGCTGTTCGACATCGACTGGCAGGGCACCCAGCAGCTGCGCGAGACGGCGCGCACGGACCTCGTAAGCGTCTTCATCCTGCCGCCCTCGGCGCACGAGCTGGAGCGGCGGCTCACCACCCGGGCCCAGGACAGCGCCGAGGAGATCGCCCGCCGCATGGCGAAGGCGAACGACGAGATGAGCCACTGGTCGGAATACGACTACGTCATCGTCAACCACGACATCGACGACTCGGTCATCGCCATCCAGGGCATCCTCGACACCGAGCGCCTGAAGCGCGAGCGTCAGGTCGGGCTCAGCGAGTTCGTGCGCGGGCTCCAGGCCGGGTTCTGA